The genomic window CTGCGCTGGAGCCGCTGGCGCCGCCGTCATCAAGCCATTGCCAAGCTCTGTCATTACCGACGCAGGAACTCGCGACTCAAAGTGCAACTGTAGTATTAGAGACTATCTCAGTAGGAAGTGGAACCAAGTGATGAGGCCCAGGGCCAGGTGAATCATGGCCAGAAAGGTATCCTCGCGCTTCTCCCAGCGCACCAGCAGCCTGCGGAAGCGGTTCATCCACGAGTGAGAGCGTTCCACCACCCAACGGCGTGCCTTCTTCCGGCGGCTCTTCTTCGGAGGCGTCGCCGGGGGACGACGTGGGCGAATGTGCAGCTGAAGGTGGAACTTGTCCCCCCACTGACGCACCGCTTGGCAGTCGTAGCCTGCGTCCAAGCACAGATGCTGCGGCGCTCCGTTGGAAGGCTCCGGCCTTCTGACTGGCACCGAATCCAACGTGGCCTCCACCAGCTTGTGGTCGTTGACGTTGGCTCCGGCCACTACCACGCCCAGCGGCATGCCTCGTCCATCCGTCAGCAGGCTTCTCTTGGTGCCTTTCTTGGCTCGGTCCGTTGGGTTGGGACCGGTCTTCTGCCCACCCAGCGGGGCTTTGGTCATCGCCCCGTCCAGGCTCATCCACTTCCACTCAATGCCCCTCATCTGCTCATAGGCCACGAGCCCCAAGCG from Stigmatella erecta includes these protein-coding regions:
- a CDS encoding IS5 family transposase, whose amino-acid sequence is MPEEVWAKLEPLLPPRPEHPLGCHNPRVPDRKAMEAILLVLRTGMQWQALKATGICHPSSAYRRFREWAQAGVFREFWRLGLVAYEQMRGIEWKWMSLDGAMTKAPLGGQKTGPNPTDRAKKGTKRSLLTDGRGMPLGVVVAGANVNDHKLVEATLDSVPVRRPEPSNGAPQHLCLDAGYDCQAVRQWGDKFHLQLHIRPRRPPATPPKKSRRKKARRWVVERSHSWMNRFRRLLVRWEKREDTFLAMIHLALGLITWFHFLLR